The Populus trichocarpa isolate Nisqually-1 chromosome 2, P.trichocarpa_v4.1, whole genome shotgun sequence genome has a window encoding:
- the LOC7461733 gene encoding histone deacetylase complex subunit SAP18: protein MAGMAEMQRRQGGRPFALTARAFPPPPPPPPPIDREKTCPLLLRVFTKIGDHHSNEDFAVRGKEPKDEVQIYTWKDATLRELTDLVKEVTPAARRRDARLSFAFVYPDKNGRFVVREVGKTNSHRNGKFDDNKALAQLGFQIGDYLDVAIF, encoded by the exons aTGGCGGGAATGGCAGAAATGCAGAGGAGACAAGGAGGTAGACCATTTGCTCTTACTGCAAGAgcttttcctcctcctcctcctcctcctcctcctattGATCGTGAGAAG ACATGTCCCCTATTGCTTCGGGTTTTCACTaag ATTGGAGATCATCATAGCAACGAGGATTTTGCAGTGAGAGGCAAGGAGCCGAAAGATGAGGTTCAAATTTATACGTGGAAGGATGCCACTCTTCGCGAGTTAACTGATCTG GTCAAAGAGGTGACTCCAGCAGCTAGGAGAAGAGATGCAAGACTGTCCTTTGCTTTTGTATATCCTGATAAAAATGGTCGTTTTGTAGTACGAGAG GTGGGCAAGACCAATTCTCATAGAAATGGGAAATTCGATGACAACAAAGCATTGGCTCAGCTTGGCTTCCAG ATTGGGGATTACTTGGATGTGGCAATTTTTTAG
- the LOC7494028 gene encoding MADS-box protein SOC1 translates to MVRGKTQMRRIENATSRQVTFSKRRNGLLKKAFELSVLCDAEVAVIVFSPRGKLYEFGSSSVQETIERYQRHVKESNTNKQTSELNMEQLKGEAASMIKKIEILEVSKRKLLGECLGSCTVEELQQIEQQLERSVSTIRARKNQVFREQIEQLKQKEKQLTAENARLSNKSGVQPWRVLSREQRENLPCEEQRDSSSISDVETELFIGLPETRTRRLPLRN, encoded by the exons ATGGTGAGAGGAAAGACTCAAATGAGGCGCATAGAGAACGCTACAAGCAGGCAAGTCACCTTCTCTAAGCGGAGAAATGGACTGCTGAAGAAGGCTTTTGAACTATCAGTTCTTTGTGATGCTGAGGTCGCTGTTATCGTCTTCTCTCCTAGAGGGAAGCTCTATGAATTTGGAAGCTCAAG CGTGCAGGAGACAATTGAACGTTATCAGAGGCATGTGAAAGAAAGCAACACAAACAAGCAGACAAGCGAACTGAACATGGAG CAACTGAAGGGCGAAGCAGCTAGCATGATAAAGAAGATAGAGATTCTTGAAGTTTCGAAACG AAAGCTACTGGGAGAATGTTTGGGATCGTGCACTGTTGAAGAACTGCAACAAATCGAACAACAGTTAGAGAGGAGTGTAAGCACCATCCGAGCTAGAAAG AATCAGGTTTTCAGAGAACAGATTGAGCAACTAAAACAAAAG GAGAAGCAACTGACAGCTGAAAATGCAAGGCTGTCTAACAAG tCTGGCGTCCAGCCATGGCGAGTACTCTCAAGGGAACAGAGAGAGAATTTACCCTGTGAAGAACAGAGAGATAGCAGTTCAATTTCGGATGTGGAGACCGAATTGTTCATTGGACTACCAGAAACAAGAACAAGGCGCCTCCCTCTAAGAAACTAG